In Flavobacteriaceae bacterium, the following proteins share a genomic window:
- a CDS encoding thymidine kinase: MFLEKTVNHKEQFGWIEVICGSMFSGKTEELIRRLKRAQFARQKVEIFKPTVDVRYDSEKVISHDENEIRSTPVPAAANIPILADNCDVVGIDEAQFFDDEIVRVCNDLANKGIRVIVAGLDMDFKGNPFGPMPNLMATAEYVTKVHAICTRTGNLAQYSYRKSKNDNLVLLGEVEEYEPLSRAAFYKAMVRDKVRNMKVNDPKEIPPKSDTSNA; the protein is encoded by the coding sequence ATGTTTCTTGAAAAAACAGTAAATCATAAAGAACAATTTGGTTGGATCGAAGTTATTTGTGGTTCGATGTTTTCTGGAAAGACAGAAGAATTGATTCGCAGACTTAAGCGTGCACAGTTTGCCAGACAAAAAGTAGAGATTTTTAAACCTACTGTTGATGTACGTTATGATAGTGAAAAAGTTATTTCACACGATGAAAACGAAATTCGTTCAACTCCTGTTCCAGCAGCAGCTAATATCCCTATTTTAGCCGACAATTGCGATGTGGTTGGTATTGATGAAGCACAATTTTTTGATGATGAGATCGTACGTGTTTGTAACGATTTAGCAAATAAGGGTATCCGTGTTATTGTTGCTGGACTAGATATGGATTTTAAAGGTAACCCTTTTGGCCCTATGCCAAATTTAATGGCAACTGCAGAATATGTAACAAAAGTACACGCAATTTGCACTCGTACAGGTAATCTTGCACAGTATAGTTACAGAAAATCTAAAAATGATAATTTAGTACTTTTGGGTGAAGTTGAAGAATATGAACCTTTAAGTAGAGCCGCTTTTTATAAAGCTATGGTACGCGATAAAGTTCGAAATATGAAAGTTAACGACCCTAAAGAAATTCCACCAAAATCAGATACTTCTAATGCCTAA
- the rsmI gene encoding 16S rRNA (cytidine(1402)-2'-O)-methyltransferase yields MSKLYIVPTPIGNLKDITFRAIEVLKSVDLILAEDTRTSGKLLKNFEINTPSQSHHMHNEHKTVEVLVQKLKSGISIALISDAGTPAISDPGFLLTRACIENDIEVDCLPGATAFVPALVNSGLPNDKFVFEGFLPVKKGRQTRLKFLAEELRTIIFYESPHKLIKTLTHFCEYFGENRQVSVSRELTKLYEETVRGTAKEVLEHYTNKPPKGEIVVVVAGKNK; encoded by the coding sequence ATGAGCAAACTTTATATTGTACCCACACCTATAGGGAACTTAAAAGATATTACATTTCGAGCTATTGAAGTGTTAAAATCTGTAGATTTAATCTTGGCAGAAGATACTCGTACATCTGGAAAACTTTTAAAAAACTTCGAGATTAATACCCCTTCACAGTCACATCATATGCATAACGAGCATAAAACAGTAGAAGTTTTGGTTCAAAAATTAAAAAGCGGGATTTCGATAGCACTTATAAGTGATGCTGGGACACCTGCAATTTCTGATCCTGGGTTTTTGCTTACACGTGCTTGTATAGAAAATGATATAGAAGTAGATTGCCTTCCTGGAGCTACAGCGTTTGTTCCAGCTTTAGTAAATTCAGGATTACCAAATGACAAATTTGTATTTGAAGGGTTTTTACCTGTTAAAAAAGGGAGACAAACACGATTAAAGTTTTTAGCAGAAGAATTGCGGACTATTATTTTTTACGAATCCCCACATAAGTTAATAAAAACACTAACACATTTTTGCGAATATTTTGGAGAAAATCGACAAGTGTCTGTGTCTCGCGAACTTACAAAATTATATGAAGAAACTGTTAGAGGCACAGCAAAAGAAGTATTAGAGCATTATACCAATAAACCTCCAAAAGGAGAAATAGTAGTTGTAGTTGCCGGAAAAAATAAATAA
- a CDS encoding type III effector: MTIEDFKTKLKNTPETIQFSDTMNVVETNYNFTPTAFKNGELYNNSDQNLGSCKLLTFAKIQEFTKEETLACFGQFYFDEVINDPNGEGHQNIRNFMKTGFEGLLFEGNALKRR; this comes from the coding sequence ATGACAATAGAAGATTTTAAAACCAAATTAAAAAATACACCAGAAACAATACAGTTTTCTGATACAATGAATGTTGTTGAAACAAATTATAATTTTACACCAACAGCATTCAAAAATGGAGAATTATATAATAATAGTGATCAAAATCTAGGGTCTTGTAAATTATTAACTTTCGCAAAAATACAAGAGTTTACAAAAGAGGAAACTTTAGCATGTTTTGGGCAATTTTATTTTGATGAAGTAATTAATGACCCTAATGGCGAAGGGCATCAAAATATAAGAAACTTTATGAAAACTGGATTTGAAGGCTTATTATTTGAAGGAAATGCTTTAAAAAGAAGATAA
- a CDS encoding uracil-DNA glycosylase family protein yields MEDLLNKIKHCDICKDHLPLGPRPVAEAHPDSKIIIIGQAPGTKVHASGIPWDDPSGRQLRKWLGVTDEEFYDATKFAIVPMGFCYPGKGKTGDLPPRPECAPQWHQQLLDKMPNVELVLLIGMYAQNYYLKKDAKRTLTETVANYKEYLPRYLPLPHPSPRNRFWLTKNPWFDVEVLPELQKRVKELI; encoded by the coding sequence ATGGAAGATTTGCTCAATAAAATAAAGCATTGCGATATTTGTAAAGACCATTTACCTCTTGGCCCACGGCCTGTAGCAGAAGCGCATCCAGACTCTAAAATTATTATTATTGGGCAAGCACCAGGAACAAAAGTGCATGCTTCTGGAATTCCTTGGGATGACCCTAGTGGGCGACAATTAAGAAAATGGTTGGGCGTTACTGATGAAGAATTTTATGATGCAACAAAATTTGCTATTGTACCTATGGGGTTTTGTTACCCAGGAAAGGGAAAAACAGGAGATTTACCTCCACGACCTGAATGTGCTCCACAATGGCACCAACAATTATTGGATAAAATGCCTAATGTTGAATTGGTACTTTTAATAGGAATGTATGCACAAAATTACTATTTAAAAAAAGACGCTAAGCGCACATTAACAGAAACTGTTGCTAATTATAAAGAGTATTTACCTAGATATTTACCTTTACCACACCCATCGCCTAGAAATCGTTTTTGGTTAACGAAAAACCCATGGTTTGATGTTGAGGTATTACCTGAGTTACAGAAGAGAGTAAAAGAATTGATATAA
- a CDS encoding carboxymuconolactone decarboxylase family protein, whose amino-acid sequence MALVTPLSADHDLETKELAEFFNETLGFCPNSVLTMQRRPAISKAFINLNKAVMANEGRVTSALKRMIAWVSSNSTGCRYCQAHAIRAAERYGAEQEQLDNIWEYRTHPAFSEAERAALDFSLQASMVPNAVDAEIKERLYKYWDEGEIVEMLGVISLFGYLNRWNDSMGTSIEEGAVESGNQFLGKHGFEVGKHDGSQY is encoded by the coding sequence ATGGCATTAGTAACTCCACTATCTGCAGATCACGATTTAGAAACCAAAGAATTGGCAGAATTCTTTAACGAAACACTTGGGTTTTGTCCAAATTCTGTATTGACAATGCAACGTCGTCCAGCCATTAGTAAAGCATTTATTAATTTAAATAAAGCTGTAATGGCTAATGAAGGTCGTGTTACTTCGGCTTTAAAACGAATGATTGCTTGGGTAAGTAGTAACTCAACAGGGTGTCGTTACTGCCAAGCACACGCTATTCGTGCTGCCGAGCGTTATGGTGCAGAACAAGAACAATTAGATAATATTTGGGAATATCGTACACATCCTGCATTTTCTGAAGCTGAACGTGCTGCTTTAGATTTCTCTTTACAAGCATCTATGGTGCCAAATGCTGTTGACGCAGAAATTAAAGAACGTTTATATAAATATTGGGATGAAGGTGAGATTGTAGAAATGCTTGGAGTAATTTCTTTATTTGGATATTTAAATCGTTGGAATGATAGTATGGGTACTTCTATTGAAGAAGGCGCGGTAGAAAGCGGAAACCAATTTCTTGGAAAACACGGTTTTGAGGTTGGTAAACACGATGGGTCTCAATATTAA
- a CDS encoding OsmC family peroxiredoxin: MADKVTVEWKGNMLFESDNPREGEHKVMMDASPDNGGHNEGLGPKAMMLSSLAGCSGLDVVSVLKKMKVDLDDFKMEVQGTLTDEHPRFYHSVTVDYHFYGTDLNQSKINKAVDLSVEKYCGVMEMFRQFAKVETAIHLHNK; the protein is encoded by the coding sequence ATGGCAGATAAAGTCACTGTAGAATGGAAGGGTAATATGCTATTCGAATCTGATAACCCAAGAGAAGGAGAGCATAAAGTAATGATGGATGCTTCACCAGATAATGGAGGACATAATGAAGGCTTAGGCCCTAAAGCGATGATGTTATCATCTTTAGCAGGTTGCTCAGGATTAGATGTGGTATCTGTTCTAAAAAAGATGAAGGTAGATCTTGATGATTTTAAAATGGAAGTTCAGGGCACATTAACAGACGAACACCCTCGTTTTTATCATTCAGTAACTGTAGATTATCATTTTTATGGCACAGATTTAAATCAATCTAAAATTAACAAAGCAGTTGATTTGTCGGTCGAAAAGTATTGTGGCGTGATGGAAATGTTTCGTCAGTTTGCAAAAGTAGAAACCGCAATTCACCTTCATAATAAATAA
- the recJ gene encoding single-stranded-DNA-specific exonuclease RecJ, with protein MRWTLKPKPALEKIEVLQKALQVDAITASLLIQRGIETYDQAKQFFRPSLADLHDPFLMKDMENAVTRIEQALSVGEQIMVYGDYDVDGTTSVALMSSYLKTKQDKITTYIPDRYDEGYGISYKGIDFAHDNEFTLIIALDCGVKAIDKVAYAKEKGIDFIICDHHRPGDKLPNAIAILDPKRDDCEYPYKELCGCGVGFKLIQALASREGKTVNDLTKYLDLVATAIGADIVPITGENRILAYYGLQVINTTPRAGIQVILEQVKKKNFTITDVVFIVAPRINAAGRMKHGNYAVTLLTETDYNLAAEYAIEINDFNTERREADKRITEEALKQIENNNEQEGFTTVVYDETWHKGVVGIVASRLTETYYRPTLVFTKSGDKLAASARSVKGFDVYNALEACKEHIEQFGGHKYAAGLTLKEEQYKSFKTKFEQVVSQMIDKALLTPEITVDTEINLEDITPKFYRILKQLAPFGPQNMTPVFMSQQLKDTGYGKCVGEDDKHIRATMTQHGNSKITGIGFNLGNKFNLIQNQKPFKAVYSIDENYWNGKVSLQLKLRDIK; from the coding sequence ATGCGATGGACGCTAAAACCTAAACCAGCACTCGAAAAAATTGAAGTGCTACAAAAAGCACTTCAAGTTGATGCTATTACAGCATCACTCCTTATTCAGCGTGGTATTGAAACTTACGATCAGGCAAAACAATTTTTCAGACCTTCATTAGCAGATTTACACGATCCGTTTTTAATGAAGGATATGGAAAATGCTGTTACTCGAATTGAGCAAGCATTATCCGTTGGAGAACAAATAATGGTGTATGGTGATTATGATGTAGATGGTACTACTTCAGTAGCTTTAATGTCATCTTATTTAAAAACAAAACAAGATAAAATCACAACGTATATCCCTGATCGTTATGATGAAGGGTATGGCATATCTTATAAAGGGATAGATTTTGCCCATGATAATGAGTTTACACTAATTATTGCTTTAGATTGTGGAGTAAAAGCTATAGATAAAGTAGCCTATGCAAAAGAAAAAGGCATTGATTTTATTATTTGTGACCACCACAGACCTGGAGATAAACTTCCTAATGCAATAGCTATTTTAGATCCTAAACGAGACGACTGTGAATACCCGTATAAAGAGTTATGTGGTTGTGGTGTAGGTTTTAAATTAATTCAGGCACTAGCTTCCAGAGAAGGAAAAACGGTTAATGATTTAACTAAATATCTGGATTTAGTAGCAACTGCTATAGGTGCAGATATTGTTCCTATTACTGGAGAAAATCGCATTTTAGCGTATTACGGACTTCAAGTTATTAATACTACTCCAAGAGCAGGAATACAAGTTATTTTAGAACAGGTTAAAAAAAAGAACTTCACAATTACAGATGTCGTATTTATTGTTGCGCCACGTATTAATGCAGCAGGGAGAATGAAGCATGGTAACTATGCTGTAACCTTACTTACTGAAACAGATTATAATTTAGCTGCAGAATATGCTATAGAAATCAATGATTTTAATACCGAAAGACGTGAAGCCGATAAACGTATTACAGAAGAAGCTCTTAAGCAAATAGAAAATAATAACGAACAAGAAGGGTTTACTACAGTAGTTTATGACGAAACCTGGCATAAAGGTGTTGTGGGTATTGTGGCATCAAGGCTTACCGAAACGTATTATAGACCAACCTTAGTATTTACTAAAAGTGGAGATAAGCTAGCAGCTTCTGCACGTTCGGTAAAAGGCTTCGATGTATATAATGCTTTAGAAGCATGTAAAGAGCATATCGAACAATTTGGAGGCCATAAATATGCTGCTGGGTTAACACTTAAAGAAGAACAGTACAAAAGTTTTAAAACTAAGTTTGAACAAGTGGTTTCTCAAATGATAGATAAAGCTTTATTAACTCCAGAAATTACTGTTGATACTGAGATTAATTTAGAAGATATTACACCAAAGTTTTACAGAATATTAAAACAACTAGCTCCTTTCGGCCCTCAGAATATGACTCCAGTATTTATGTCACAGCAGCTTAAAGATACGGGTTATGGAAAATGTGTAGGTGAAGACGATAAACATATTCGAGCAACAATGACGCAACATGGAAATTCAAAAATTACAGGTATAGGTTTTAATTTAGGGAACAAGTTTAACCTTATTCAAAATCAAAAACCATTTAAAGCAGTTTATTCTATAGATGAAAATTATTGGAATGGAAAAGTAAGCTTACAATTAAAATTGAGAGATATTAAATAA
- a CDS encoding MFS transporter, which produces MAKNDPYAALRIREFNIFLLVRFALVFGWSMQFVVIEWQVYALTKDPLSLGIIGLCEFLPAFFLAPFAGHIVDKKEKRNLFTLCIALFSLISFGLFWLTSETIESSWSTNAILYGIYGLVFFGGVLRAFFGPTIFSLIALLVPKKVYPNAATWSSSTWKGANVFGALCGGFFIAWIDVHYTLGIIFLLVMVALLLVFQINKKPVLNKETNESVKESLKAGIKFVFNDKVILGALTLDMIAVLFGGAVAIFAVFAKDILDAGPKGFGILNAALSSGSIITMLATTYIPITKNTGRKLLVSVFGFGICMIIFGASKLLWLSVLALFFSGVFDGVSMVIRQTILQLKTPDTMRGRVGAVNSMFVGSSNELGALESGIAAKIFGAPLAVILGGTVTLIIVAVINFKNNSLRELDLRKDIEEHEKE; this is translated from the coding sequence ATGGCTAAAAATGATCCTTACGCAGCTTTGCGAATTAGAGAATTCAATATATTTTTATTAGTACGCTTTGCTTTGGTATTTGGATGGTCTATGCAATTTGTAGTTATCGAATGGCAAGTTTATGCTTTGACCAAAGATCCATTATCTTTGGGAATTATTGGGTTATGTGAATTTTTACCTGCTTTTTTTCTCGCACCTTTTGCAGGACATATTGTTGATAAAAAAGAAAAACGAAACTTGTTTACACTTTGCATTGCACTCTTCTCTTTAATAAGCTTTGGGTTATTCTGGTTAACTTCAGAAACGATTGAATCCTCTTGGAGCACAAATGCTATTTTATATGGAATATATGGATTGGTATTTTTTGGAGGTGTTTTGAGAGCATTTTTTGGTCCAACGATTTTTTCGCTTATTGCACTTCTTGTTCCTAAAAAAGTATATCCTAATGCAGCTACATGGAGTAGTAGTACGTGGAAAGGAGCCAATGTTTTTGGAGCCTTGTGTGGTGGATTTTTTATTGCATGGATAGATGTACATTATACACTTGGTATAATATTTTTATTAGTGATGGTCGCATTGCTATTGGTTTTTCAAATAAATAAGAAGCCCGTTTTAAATAAAGAAACTAACGAATCGGTGAAGGAAAGCTTAAAAGCAGGAATTAAGTTTGTATTTAATGATAAAGTTATTTTGGGAGCACTTACTTTAGATATGATTGCAGTTTTATTTGGTGGTGCAGTTGCAATTTTTGCAGTATTTGCAAAAGATATTTTAGATGCTGGACCAAAAGGATTTGGGATATTAAATGCTGCACTTTCTTCTGGAAGTATTATTACCATGTTAGCGACAACCTATATACCTATTACTAAAAATACAGGAAGAAAATTACTCGTTTCAGTTTTTGGATTCGGTATCTGTATGATAATCTTTGGCGCTTCAAAGCTTTTATGGCTGAGTGTTTTGGCATTATTCTTTTCTGGAGTTTTTGATGGGGTTTCTATGGTTATTCGCCAAACTATTCTTCAACTTAAAACGCCAGATACTATGCGAGGGCGAGTTGGAGCAGTAAACTCTATGTTTGTAGGATCTTCTAATGAGCTTGGTGCTCTAGAAAGCGGTATAGCTGCTAAGATTTTTGGTGCACCATTAGCAGTTATTCTTGGTGGTACAGTAACACTTATTATTGTTGCTGTAATAAATTTTAAAAATAATTCGTTACGAGAATTAGATTTAAGAAAAGATATTGAGGAACATGAAAAAGAATAA
- a CDS encoding alpha/beta hydrolase, producing the protein MIYSQFRSEQKSFQSSQGELKYIDKGEGEVIVLLHGIPTSSWLYRKMINGLAQTHRVIAPDMLGFGASASPSGYEVYEPSQHANRLLELMNGLNIESWNHVFHDAGGLWTWELLKENAHRVKRLIILNTIIYDAGFNPPIRLEKGFLTRFIMALYSNGISTNAMLKGLFNSGLLHNNLSKAALRGYRKPLLEGKTKAMYQFFSSTCFDLPNYEAVVKNLKMPKLLIWGKYDSFLVLDKMKDSVVSDLNLQEEYIHLLEAKHFIQEEQPDKINTLILKFLTN; encoded by the coding sequence ATGATTTATTCGCAATTTCGATCAGAACAAAAATCTTTTCAATCTTCTCAAGGCGAATTAAAATACATAGATAAAGGAGAAGGGGAAGTTATTGTATTATTACACGGTATACCAACCTCATCATGGCTTTATCGTAAAATGATAAATGGATTGGCGCAAACACATCGTGTAATTGCTCCAGATATGCTGGGATTTGGAGCCAGTGCATCACCCAGTGGGTATGAAGTTTATGAGCCTTCACAACATGCCAATCGTTTATTAGAGTTAATGAATGGTTTAAATATTGAATCTTGGAATCATGTATTTCATGATGCTGGTGGTTTATGGACCTGGGAGCTTTTAAAAGAAAATGCACATCGTGTAAAACGATTAATTATATTAAATACTATTATTTATGATGCAGGTTTTAATCCTCCTATTCGTTTAGAAAAAGGGTTTTTAACACGCTTTATTATGGCTTTATATAGCAATGGAATTTCTACTAATGCAATGCTAAAAGGGCTTTTTAATAGTGGCTTATTACATAATAATTTATCTAAAGCAGCTCTACGAGGATACAGAAAACCCTTATTAGAAGGAAAAACAAAAGCGATGTATCAATTTTTTTCAAGTACATGTTTTGATCTTCCTAATTATGAAGCTGTGGTTAAGAATTTAAAAATGCCAAAACTTCTTATTTGGGGAAAATACGATAGCTTTTTAGTGCTTGATAAAATGAAAGATAGTGTAGTTTCTGATTTAAATTTACAAGAAGAGTATATTCATCTTTTAGAAGCAAAACATTTTATTCAAGAAGAGCAGCCAGATAAAATTAACACATTGATTTTAAAATTTTTAACCAACTAA
- a CDS encoding UDP-2,3-diacylglucosamine diphosphatase, producing the protein MQIPEGKKVYFSSDNHLGAPTAAESRPREQKFVAWLDTIKYDAAAIFLLGDLFDFWFEYKTVVPKGFTRTLGKLAEISDSGIPIYFFVGNHDLWMNDYFEKELNIPVYHNPQEFTFNDKTFFIGHGDGLGPGDKGYKRMKKVFTNSFSKWLFRWLHPDLGVKLGQYLSVKNKLISGDEDITFLGEEKEWLVKYCKRKLQEKHRDHFVFGHRHLPLEIQLEQDSKYTNLGDWITHYTYAEFNGKTLELKEYK; encoded by the coding sequence ATGCAAATTCCCGAAGGAAAAAAAGTTTATTTCTCCTCAGATAATCATCTAGGAGCACCAACAGCAGCAGAAAGTAGACCTCGTGAACAAAAATTTGTTGCTTGGTTAGATACCATAAAATATGATGCAGCCGCAATTTTCCTTTTAGGCGATCTATTCGATTTTTGGTTTGAATATAAGACCGTGGTTCCTAAAGGATTTACACGAACTTTGGGAAAACTAGCAGAAATTTCAGATTCAGGAATTCCTATTTACTTTTTTGTTGGGAATCACGACCTATGGATGAATGATTATTTTGAAAAAGAACTAAACATCCCTGTATATCACAACCCTCAAGAGTTCACTTTTAATGACAAAACTTTTTTTATTGGTCATGGCGATGGTTTAGGCCCTGGAGATAAAGGTTATAAGCGCATGAAAAAAGTATTTACTAACTCGTTTAGCAAGTGGTTATTTAGATGGTTACATCCCGATCTAGGTGTTAAGTTAGGACAATATTTATCTGTTAAAAACAAGCTTATTTCTGGTGATGAAGACATTACTTTTTTAGGGGAAGAAAAAGAGTGGCTAGTAAAGTATTGTAAAAGGAAATTACAAGAAAAGCATCGTGATCACTTTGTATTTGGACATCGCCATTTACCATTAGAGATTCAATTAGAACAGGATTCGAAATACACAAATCTCGGTGATTGGATTACACATTATACTTATGCCGAATTTAACGGTAAAACACTCGAGCTTAAAGAATATAAATAG
- a CDS encoding 6-carboxytetrahydropterin synthase — MSNIRITKQFSFETGHALYGYDGKCKNVHGHSYKLAVTVIGQPIADTSNVKYGMVIDFTDLKLIVKEEIVDIFDHATVFNKNTPHVELARELERRGHNVLLVNYQPTSECMVIDFAKKIKARLPEGIKLHSIKLQETDTSFAEWFASDNN, encoded by the coding sequence ATGAGCAACATTCGTATTACAAAACAATTCTCTTTCGAAACCGGTCATGCTCTTTATGGTTATGACGGTAAATGTAAAAATGTACATGGTCATAGTTATAAACTAGCAGTAACAGTTATCGGACAACCTATTGCCGATACTTCTAATGTAAAATACGGGATGGTAATCGATTTTACCGATCTAAAACTTATTGTTAAAGAAGAGATTGTCGATATTTTTGATCATGCTACAGTATTTAATAAAAATACCCCTCACGTAGAGCTAGCTCGCGAACTTGAGCGACGAGGACACAATGTTTTATTAGTAAATTACCAACCTACCAGCGAATGTATGGTTATTGATTTCGCAAAAAAAATAAAGGCTCGTTTACCAGAAGGTATTAAGCTTCACTCTATAAAACTACAAGAAACAGATACTTCTTTTGCAGAGTGGTTTGCGTCAGATAATAATTAA
- a CDS encoding MATE family efflux transporter, whose translation MLRIRLLNISLKHINKLAIPALISGVSEPVLSLTDAAIVGNVELNATESLAAVGIVTTFLSMLIWVLGQTRSAISSIVSQYVGAEKIDEVKNLPAQAILIVTSISILIIIGTYPFAEPIFKLYNATDLILDYSVDYYKIRVFGFPFTLFTIAVFGTFRGLQNTYYPMLIAIIGTVANIVLDFILVYGIDGYIAPMHIQGAAYASVVAQLLMALFSVYYLLKKTSIPLRLSFPFNKEINNFLLMIANLFVRTVALNVTLYFGSSFATSYGKEYIAAYTIAINLWFLGAFIIDGYASAGNIISGKLLGSKQYKTLLQLSNQLIRYGIVIGIILAIVGSILYYPLGIIFSKDPEVLKQFYKVFWVVLIMQPFCAIAFIFDGIFKGLGKTHYLRNILLFSTFIVFIPFLLLLDSFGYKLYAIFVSLIIWIIARGIPLIVIFRKIFIPLSQKT comes from the coding sequence TTGCTACGAATACGTCTTTTGAATATTAGCTTAAAACATATTAATAAGTTAGCGATTCCTGCATTAATTTCTGGAGTGTCGGAGCCTGTTTTATCATTAACAGATGCAGCTATTGTTGGAAATGTTGAGCTTAATGCTACAGAGTCTTTAGCAGCTGTAGGGATTGTCACTACTTTTTTGTCGATGCTTATTTGGGTGCTCGGGCAAACACGAAGTGCCATATCTTCAATCGTTTCACAATATGTAGGTGCCGAAAAAATAGATGAAGTTAAAAACCTTCCTGCTCAAGCTATTTTAATTGTAACTTCAATAAGTATCCTTATTATAATTGGTACTTATCCGTTTGCAGAGCCTATTTTTAAACTCTACAACGCTACTGACCTTATTTTAGATTATAGTGTAGATTATTATAAAATACGTGTGTTTGGTTTCCCGTTTACCCTTTTTACTATTGCAGTTTTTGGCACTTTTAGAGGTTTACAAAATACATATTACCCTATGTTAATTGCTATTATTGGTACGGTTGCAAATATTGTTTTAGATTTTATTTTAGTGTATGGTATTGATGGTTACATTGCTCCAATGCACATTCAGGGAGCTGCTTATGCTAGTGTAGTAGCACAATTATTAATGGCATTATTCTCGGTGTATTATTTACTTAAAAAAACATCTATCCCGCTTAGACTTAGCTTCCCGTTTAATAAAGAAATCAATAATTTCTTATTAATGATAGCAAATTTGTTTGTACGTACTGTTGCACTTAATGTCACATTATATTTTGGAAGTTCTTTTGCCACGAGTTATGGAAAAGAATATATTGCAGCTTATACTATCGCTATTAATTTATGGTTTTTAGGAGCTTTTATTATTGATGGTTATGCCAGTGCAGGCAATATTATTTCAGGAAAATTACTAGGTAGCAAGCAGTATAAAACATTGCTGCAATTAAGCAATCAACTCATTAGGTATGGTATTGTTATCGGAATTATTCTAGCTATTGTTGGAAGTATACTTTATTACCCTCTCGGAATTATTTTTAGCAAAGATCCAGAGGTTTTAAAGCAATTTTATAAAGTATTTTGGGTGGTTTTAATAATGCAACCCTTTTGTGCTATTGCTTTTATTTTTGATGGCATTTTTAAGGGTCTTGGTAAAACTCATTATTTACGTAATATTTTACTGTTTTCAACCTTTATTGTTTTTATACCGTTTTTATTACTTTTAGATAGTTTTGGCTATAAGCTTTATGCCATTTTTGTTTCTCTTATTATTTGGATTATTGCCAGAGGCATTCCCCTAATTGTAATATTTAGAAAAATATTTATCCCTCTTTCTCAAAAAACTTAA
- a CDS encoding GNAT family N-acetyltransferase, producing MIRKATLKDIDSILKITQDCAQFLISKGIYQWNDIYPSRKAFENDINRDELYLLEHQNAIIGCVVISTYVDEEYRPVKWLTPNNNNVYIHRLAVHPNYQKQGFAQQLMTFAEQYAKTNNYTSVRLDTFSQNKSNQKFYEQRGYQRLEIIHYPKQSEHDFYCYEYVF from the coding sequence ATGATTCGTAAAGCGACTCTTAAAGATATTGATTCGATTTTAAAAATAACTCAAGATTGTGCTCAATTCTTAATTAGTAAAGGTATTTATCAGTGGAATGATATATATCCAAGTCGTAAAGCTTTTGAGAATGACATTAATAGAGATGAGCTTTATCTTTTGGAACATCAGAACGCTATTATAGGTTGTGTGGTAATTTCAACTTACGTTGACGAAGAGTACCGCCCTGTAAAATGGTTAACTCCTAACAATAATAATGTTTATATCCATCGTTTAGCTGTGCATCCAAACTACCAAAAACAAGGTTTTGCTCAGCAACTCATGACTTTTGCAGAGCAATATGCTAAAACTAACAATTATACTTCTGTACGCCTCGATACTTTTTCTCAAAATAAAAGCAATCAGAAATTTTATGAACAACGAGGTTACCAACGTTTAGAGATTATTCATTATCCTAAGCAAAGTGAGCACGACTTTTATTGCTACGAATACGTCTTTTGA